In Elusimicrobiaceae bacterium, a genomic segment contains:
- the rplD gene encoding 50S ribosomal protein L4: METKVLDIKGKEQGSINLPDSLFGVKANPTFLHEVITAFLANQRSGTADVKTRSEVSGTGKKPWKQKGTGRARQGSLRAPQFRHGGVAFGPTPHSFRQDLPVAKRRAAVAQSLSAKFAEGNIVVLDNLTFKEAKTKAFADMLHVIAAGRKPLVLADLDNTTRLASRNIAGLTQLAPKDTNAYAVLNSSKVILTKEAVDTLAKTFVKEAK, translated from the coding sequence ATGGAAACGAAAGTTTTAGATATTAAAGGTAAAGAACAGGGTTCTATTAACTTGCCCGATAGCTTATTCGGTGTCAAGGCGAACCCGACCTTCCTTCACGAAGTCATCACCGCTTTCTTGGCTAACCAAAGAAGTGGTACAGCGGATGTAAAAACCCGCTCTGAAGTGTCCGGCACCGGTAAGAAACCGTGGAAACAGAAAGGCACCGGCCGCGCCCGTCAAGGTAGCTTGCGTGCCCCGCAATTCCGCCATGGTGGTGTGGCTTTTGGGCCGACCCCGCATTCTTTCCGTCAGGACCTTCCCGTCGCCAAACGCCGCGCTGCGGTGGCGCAATCTTTGTCTGCTAAATTTGCCGAAGGCAATATCGTTGTCCTCGACAATTTAACTTTCAAAGAAGCCAAAACCAAAGCATTTGCCGATATGCTCCATGTAATTGCTGCCGGCCGCAAACCGCTCGTGCTTGCTGATTTAGACAACACGACCCGTTTAGCCAGCCGCAACATTGCGGGACTAACGCAATTGGCGCCGAAAGACACCAACGCTTATGCCGTACTCAACAGCAGCAAAGTCATCTTGACCAAAGAAGCTGTGGATACCTTGGCTAAAACGTTTGTGAAGGAGGCCAAATAA
- the rplB gene encoding 50S ribosomal protein L2, which yields MPIKSFRPYTPSRRTITVSDFSDITKTTPEKRLTKGLRKTGGRNNTGMIMVRHIGGGHKRAYRQIDFKREKHGVPATVVSIEYDPNRSARICLLKYADGDKRYILHPIGVKVGDTLMSGPQADIKVGNCLALKNIPEGTFIHAIELKVGKGAQLARSAGSQGQLMAKESDYAHIKMPSGEIRLVPSSCCATIGQVGNVDHANVVFGNAGRKRHIGVKPTVRGSAMNAVDHPMGGGRGHGKGGNIPRSPWNQPARGLKTRSTKKVWGWMIVSDRRKNKVK from the coding sequence ATGCCTATTAAATCATTTAGACCTTATACTCCTTCCCGCAGAACGATTACGGTGTCTGATTTCTCCGACATCACCAAAACGACTCCGGAAAAGAGATTAACCAAAGGTCTGCGCAAAACCGGCGGACGCAATAACACTGGTATGATCATGGTACGCCATATCGGCGGCGGTCATAAACGCGCATACAGACAAATCGATTTTAAGAGAGAAAAACACGGCGTGCCGGCCACGGTCGTTTCTATTGAATACGACCCGAACCGCAGCGCTCGTATCTGTCTCTTGAAATATGCCGACGGCGATAAACGCTACATCTTGCACCCGATTGGAGTAAAAGTGGGTGATACTTTGATGAGCGGTCCTCAAGCGGATATTAAAGTGGGTAACTGCCTTGCACTCAAAAATATTCCGGAAGGTACTTTTATCCACGCCATTGAATTAAAAGTCGGCAAAGGCGCACAACTAGCGCGCAGTGCCGGTTCCCAAGGCCAATTAATGGCTAAAGAATCGGACTATGCTCACATCAAAATGCCGTCTGGCGAAATTCGCCTGGTCCCCAGCTCTTGCTGCGCGACCATCGGTCAAGTGGGCAACGTGGATCACGCTAACGTGGTCTTCGGTAATGCCGGCCGCAAACGCCATATCGGTGTCAAACCGACGGTACGCGGTAGCGCCATGAACGCAGTAGATCACCCGATGGGTGGTGGACGTGGTCATGGTAAGGGTGGTAACATCCCTCGCTCTCCGTGGAACCAACCGGCCCGCGGCTTAAAGACCCGCTCTACCAAGAAAGTGTGGGGCTGGATGATCGTCAGCGATAGACGCAAAAACAAGGTTAAATAA
- the rplV gene encoding 50S ribosomal protein L22, with protein MEACAKAKFQRYGSRKVNLVLDQIRGKNVKAAEDVLPFIAKRTADLVAKTIHSAAANLEVKAGKKLDFSKIFIKEAFANLGPSGHLKRIQPGPQGRAMPYKKSMCHLTVIVSDEKKGGR; from the coding sequence ATGGAAGCTTGTGCAAAAGCTAAATTTCAACGCTACGGCAGCCGCAAGGTGAACCTGGTATTGGACCAAATCCGCGGTAAAAACGTCAAGGCGGCGGAAGATGTACTTCCGTTTATCGCCAAACGCACCGCTGATTTAGTAGCCAAAACGATTCACAGTGCTGCCGCGAACTTAGAAGTCAAAGCTGGTAAAAAGCTGGACTTCAGCAAAATCTTCATTAAAGAAGCATTTGCAAACTTGGGCCCCAGCGGCCACTTGAAACGGATTCAACCGGGCCCGCAAGGCCGCGCCATGCCGTATAAAAAGAGCATGTGCCACTTAACGGTCATTGTTTCCGACGAAAAAAAGGGAGGTCGCTAA
- a CDS encoding 50S ribosomal protein L23: MRTYSILKKPLLTEKSLVERDNNNRYGFVVAKDASKGEIKTAVEKIFNVTVVKINTIAVRGKMHRMGRFEGKRPDYKKAFVTLKEGDKIEVVEATAK; the protein is encoded by the coding sequence ATGAGAACCTACAGCATTTTAAAGAAACCTCTTTTGACAGAGAAAAGCCTTGTGGAACGCGACAACAATAACCGCTACGGTTTTGTGGTAGCGAAAGATGCTTCCAAAGGCGAAATTAAAACAGCCGTAGAAAAAATCTTCAACGTTACTGTCGTTAAGATTAACACCATTGCCGTGCGTGGCAAAATGCACCGCATGGGCCGGTTTGAAGGAAAAAGACCGGACTACAAAAAAGCCTTTGTAACGTTGAAAGAAGGCGATAAAATCGAAGTGGTAGAAGCCACTGCGAAGTAG
- the rpsS gene encoding 30S ribosomal protein S19 — protein sequence MGRSTKKGPYVDLNLLEKVQKMNASNEKKPIKTWARACTIIPEFVGHTFLVHNGRKFLPIYISERMVGYKLGEFSFTRLFKGHGGMTKDSTALK from the coding sequence ATGGGAAGATCAACTAAAAAAGGTCCTTATGTGGATTTAAACCTGTTGGAAAAGGTTCAAAAAATGAATGCTTCCAACGAAAAGAAACCTATCAAAACGTGGGCGAGAGCTTGCACGATTATTCCGGAATTTGTGGGCCATACATTTTTGGTACACAACGGACGGAAATTCCTGCCCATCTACATCTCTGAGAGAATGGTAGGTTATAAACTCGGTGAATTCTCTTTCACCCGTTTGTTCAAAGGCCATGGTGGTATGACCAAAGACTCCACCGCCTTGAAATAA
- the rplC gene encoding 50S ribosomal protein L3, which translates to MAEENKNAAGAQEATPVAEAAKAETVKEAPATLRFVIGEKVGMTQLFDEKGNLHGVSVVKAGPCKVVRVRTQEKDGYNAVCIGFGEVKESKLNKPELGYFKKANTTPVRHLKEHRVADVNGFEIGQVISLEKIFRPGDYVDVQGSIKGHGFAGGMKRHGFAGQPATHGQSDRARAPGGLASRRSLGKVLSGQRMAGHYGTTTHTVAKIEVIKVDNENNLLFLKGSVPGAKGSIVSVLETSKNRKHVVAPIVQKISASKAANKK; encoded by the coding sequence ATGGCAGAAGAAAACAAAAATGCTGCTGGTGCCCAAGAGGCAACTCCCGTTGCTGAAGCGGCCAAAGCAGAAACTGTCAAAGAAGCTCCGGCTACGTTACGTTTTGTAATCGGCGAAAAAGTGGGCATGACCCAGCTCTTTGATGAAAAAGGCAATCTGCATGGTGTGTCTGTAGTAAAGGCAGGCCCCTGCAAGGTTGTGCGTGTCAGAACCCAAGAAAAAGACGGCTACAATGCTGTCTGTATCGGTTTTGGCGAAGTGAAAGAAAGCAAATTAAATAAGCCCGAACTCGGCTATTTCAAAAAAGCCAACACGACTCCGGTCCGCCACCTCAAAGAACATCGCGTGGCTGACGTTAACGGTTTTGAAATCGGTCAAGTCATTTCACTCGAAAAAATTTTTAGACCCGGCGACTATGTTGACGTGCAGGGTAGCATTAAAGGCCACGGCTTTGCCGGCGGTATGAAACGCCACGGCTTTGCCGGTCAACCTGCTACGCACGGTCAATCTGACAGAGCGCGTGCACCAGGCGGTTTAGCCTCTCGCCGCTCTTTGGGTAAAGTACTTTCCGGTCAACGCATGGCTGGCCACTATGGTACCACCACCCACACCGTCGCTAAAATTGAAGTTATCAAAGTGGACAATGAAAACAATTTGCTGTTCTTAAAAGGCTCCGTACCGGGTGCCAAAGGCAGCATTGTGTCTGTTTTGGAAACTTCCAAGAATAGAAAACATGTAGTAGCCCCGATTGTGCAGAAAATCTCTGCTTCTAAGGCTGCTAACAAGAAGTAA